CCAAAGAGAATCCAGTCGGCTTCGAGGTATTCCTCGGGAAAGAAGTTGATCGGTCCGGCGTCGCCGAGAACATCAAGCGTGCGGTTGCCGTGCTTGTCGTAGTAGATCAGTTTGAACCCGCCGGACTCAGCGGATTCTTCGACGGCGTATTCGATTCCGAACCGCTCCATATCGCGGCGGAAAGCCTCGTCGTAGTCTAGTCCGACGCGGCCGATTAATGCCGTCGGCTTACCGAGTTTCGACAGCGCCAAACAGGCGTTGGTAGAACAGCCGGACAGCACGCGGCCATCGGTCTTGAGATACGGGGTCTCGATGAGGTCGAAGACCGGG
This sequence is a window from Candidatus Zixiibacteriota bacterium. Protein-coding genes within it:
- a CDS encoding ribokinase translates to MIVGVGNPVFDLIETPYLKTDGRVLSGCSTNACLALSKLGKPTALIGRVGLDYDEAFRRDMERFGIEYAVEESAESGGFKLIYYDKHGNRTLDVLGDAGPINFFPEEYLEADWILFG